One genomic region from Sulfuriflexus mobilis encodes:
- a CDS encoding c-type cytochrome, producing MMIFLFTGLGLFANPVAADELGKKIAMQGNGKGATACIACHGVDGGGQAQAGFPRLAGLNENYLLKQMESFTSGARQNPIMAPVAKALSKNEMTAVASYFARLPIPGGSSPSPADKALLKKGEHLAKNGNWDKNIPACFACHGPQAYGVGEHFPALAGQPTSYISQQIQAWKSGQRKNDPNQLMQGVAERLSEAETMAVSAYLASLPASRQ from the coding sequence ATGATGATTTTTCTTTTCACCGGATTGGGCCTGTTTGCTAACCCGGTGGCAGCAGATGAACTCGGGAAAAAAATCGCGATGCAGGGCAATGGCAAAGGCGCCACCGCATGCATCGCCTGTCACGGTGTGGATGGCGGTGGCCAGGCTCAGGCAGGTTTTCCTCGCCTGGCGGGCTTAAATGAAAACTATTTACTCAAACAGATGGAGTCCTTCACCAGTGGTGCTCGGCAAAACCCGATCATGGCGCCGGTGGCCAAGGCCTTGTCGAAAAACGAAATGACCGCAGTTGCAAGCTACTTTGCAAGACTACCCATCCCTGGCGGTAGTTCTCCATCACCAGCGGATAAGGCCCTGCTGAAAAAGGGAGAGCACTTGGCGAAAAATGGCAATTGGGACAAGAATATCCCCGCCTGCTTTGCCTGTCATGGTCCGCAGGCCTATGGGGTTGGTGAACATTTTCCGGCCCTGGCGGGGCAGCCGACGAGTTATATCTCGCAGCAAATTCAGGCATGGAAGTCCGGCCAACGCAAGAATGACCCCAACCAGTTGATGCAGGGGGTGGCCGAGCGCTTGAGCGAGGCGGAAACCATGGCCGTCAGTGCCTATCTGGCCAGCCTGCCCGCCAGCAGACAATAA
- a CDS encoding carboxymuconolactone decarboxylase family protein — protein sequence MSTLSQEVMNEKPLLIPAAPAGEEQRVSTILDMAKEHLGFIPDGLRLYSISPPLLETFFTNVGYFRSGTRLSPVLTTMIRYLVSSEAKCQFCIDMNEGFLDHMGVDLDRARQARDNPAVAPVEDKERVLLDIALRSVSDPQSVNHADMDAAHAQGWGDREIFDAVAQATNNRAFNNLLRTFNVEQQGVFA from the coding sequence ATGAGCACTCTGAGCCAAGAAGTCATGAACGAAAAACCCCTGCTTATCCCTGCCGCCCCGGCGGGCGAGGAACAGCGTGTCAGCACGATCCTGGATATGGCCAAGGAGCACCTCGGTTTCATACCCGACGGCCTGCGCCTGTACAGTATCAGCCCGCCACTGCTGGAAACCTTTTTTACCAATGTCGGCTATTTCCGCAGCGGCACCCGCTTGTCACCCGTGTTAACGACAATGATTCGTTACCTCGTATCTTCTGAGGCAAAGTGCCAGTTCTGTATTGATATGAACGAGGGCTTTCTTGATCATATGGGTGTTGACCTGGATCGCGCGCGCCAGGCAAGAGACAATCCTGCCGTAGCACCTGTCGAGGATAAGGAGCGGGTATTACTCGATATTGCCCTGCGTTCGGTCAGTGACCCGCAGAGTGTCAATCATGCCGACATGGATGCCGCCCATGCGCAGGGCTGGGGTGATCGTGAGATATTTGATGCCGTTGCCCAGGCAACCAATAATCGTGCGTTCAATAACCTGTTACGCACTTTCAACGTCGAGCAACAAGGTGTATTTGCCTGA
- a CDS encoding desulfoferrodoxin family protein: MDRRSFIRIGMAGAATGIIAPEIVLAGSQGKNISSSDMAGGLFYTKESPGRWAKKAGSHSPILEKTDAGVRIVTGHPMKSNDHWIIKHVLLDSDFKFIAENIFDPNKDKAAISNFALSGQTSVVYGLSVCNLHDTWLTVLEV, encoded by the coding sequence ATGGACAGACGTTCGTTTATTCGTATTGGTATGGCAGGTGCGGCAACAGGCATTATTGCACCGGAAATCGTCCTGGCCGGTTCGCAGGGAAAGAATATAAGCAGTAGTGATATGGCGGGGGGGTTGTTCTACACCAAGGAATCACCGGGGCGTTGGGCCAAAAAGGCCGGCTCGCACTCACCTATTCTTGAAAAGACCGATGCTGGAGTACGCATTGTAACCGGTCACCCCATGAAATCAAACGATCACTGGATTATTAAGCACGTGCTGCTGGATAGTGATTTTAAATTTATTGCTGAAAACATCTTTGACCCAAACAAGGACAAGGCGGCTATCTCCAACTTCGCCCTGTCTGGTCAGACCAGCGTGGTGTATGGCTTAAGTGTGTGTAACCTGCACGACACCTGGCTGACTGTGCTTGAGGTCTGA
- a CDS encoding c-type cytochrome — translation MMTYITWKGLSLAGLLAMLLGASSVFALEKDYQVELPAAPKGPIGFTPLSEADIPDNQFGEAVRYGKSLFVNTQKLRNKYVGNDMNCVNCHLDSGRKADSAPLWAAYTMYPAYRKKNDHVNTIEERIQGCFTYSMNGTPPPSGSKELTALVTYHYWLATGAPVGKALPGRGYPKLSKAAKEPSVGRGKKIFEANCVICHGDKGQGTKTAGVYIFPPLWGKGSFNWGAGMHRVNTAAGFIKANMPLGKPNSLTDQEAWDVAAFMNAHERPKDPRFNGNMTETASTYHKHQCFYGKKVDGALLGQGTQ, via the coding sequence ATGATGACGTACATAACGTGGAAAGGGCTATCTCTGGCAGGGTTGCTGGCAATGTTACTTGGGGCGAGCAGCGTGTTTGCGCTAGAAAAGGATTACCAGGTAGAACTGCCCGCTGCCCCCAAAGGGCCGATAGGTTTTACGCCACTCAGTGAGGCGGATATCCCTGACAACCAGTTCGGTGAGGCAGTCCGTTACGGTAAATCGCTGTTTGTGAATACCCAGAAGTTGCGGAATAAATATGTGGGTAACGATATGAATTGTGTCAACTGTCACCTGGATAGTGGCCGCAAGGCGGATTCTGCACCGCTATGGGCCGCTTATACGATGTACCCGGCCTACCGCAAGAAGAATGATCATGTGAATACCATCGAGGAGCGTATTCAGGGTTGTTTTACCTATAGCATGAATGGCACACCGCCACCGTCTGGCAGTAAGGAACTGACTGCCCTGGTGACGTATCATTACTGGCTGGCCACCGGTGCCCCGGTGGGTAAGGCCTTACCCGGACGAGGTTACCCAAAGCTGTCCAAGGCCGCCAAAGAACCCAGTGTGGGCCGAGGCAAGAAGATATTTGAGGCCAACTGTGTCATCTGTCATGGTGACAAGGGACAGGGCACCAAGACCGCCGGGGTCTATATCTTTCCGCCCTTGTGGGGCAAGGGGTCATTCAACTGGGGGGCAGGAATGCACCGTGTTAATACAGCGGCCGGTTTCATCAAGGCAAATATGCCGTTGGGTAAGCCCAACAGTTTGACGGATCAGGAGGCATGGGATGTAGCGGCCTTTATGAATGCCCATGAGCGGCCCAAGGACCCGCGCTTCAACGGCAACATGACAGAAACGGCCAGTACTTATCACAAACACCAGTGCTTTTATGGCAAAAAGGTGGATGGAGCGCTGCTTGGGCAAGGCACACAATAG
- a CDS encoding 2OG-Fe(II) oxygenase, giving the protein METRQADIWAETCVDQFIGEFNIDTEICDSLVSLFKKSKINGLVRRGQVGGEHGYGVNPELKDSWDLGLIMVPDDMQIKFKIPDYYNALKECVDKYFSSYPSLNNSGQFSLVESPIIQHYMPGGGYFLPHYERANFQTTTRMLVWMTYLNDVTEGGGTHFTYQNLTKEARKGRTLIWPTDFTHTHHGIASMTQDKYIITGWLNYSE; this is encoded by the coding sequence ATGGAGACAAGGCAAGCTGATATCTGGGCCGAGACCTGTGTTGATCAATTTATTGGTGAATTCAATATAGACACTGAAATATGCGACAGTTTGGTCAGTCTGTTTAAGAAGTCAAAAATAAATGGTCTTGTCAGGCGCGGTCAGGTCGGTGGGGAGCATGGCTATGGCGTCAATCCTGAGTTGAAAGACTCATGGGATTTAGGCCTGATCATGGTCCCGGATGATATGCAAATAAAATTTAAGATTCCCGACTACTATAATGCCCTCAAAGAATGTGTAGATAAGTACTTTTCGAGTTACCCTTCACTCAATAACTCCGGGCAGTTTTCACTGGTGGAATCGCCGATTATTCAACACTACATGCCGGGAGGAGGATACTTTTTGCCACATTATGAACGGGCGAATTTTCAAACGACTACCCGTATGCTGGTCTGGATGACATACCTGAATGATGTAACAGAGGGGGGCGGCACGCATTTTACCTACCAGAATCTGACCAAGGAGGCACGTAAGGGACGTACCCTGATATGGCCCACGGATTTCACGCATACCCACCACGGCATTGCCTCTATGACCCAGGATAAATACATCATCACCGGCTGGTTGAATTATTCTGAATAA
- a CDS encoding YeeE/YedE thiosulfate transporter family protein, whose protein sequence is MNEDTSFLKRYSRVQWSFFWAGITFGVAQVIYMIGLWVEKAQAGKTATLTPITVTTDLGKMFRSMEVTFYRIFDLPDFQLYGKAIDGVAAAGGAFIPGIGWPIVGMILGGWLVTRMEKESRAWVYYPPKVLLISFIGGMLFSYGTRLAGGCTLNHLMGGIPLMNIHSFVTVFFMAIGGAVGFYVLGRAGMASYFKHQETRSYVCGNDAGEAATCPQGKSGTSNPLYWVGFIFAVLFVGIAVYGGIYNPESLQHLKNGELAAFGKSVADKGWYFVILTLIAGIIGGIGLAKSGMGTECALVSWEAGGMMKKHDSFYAKMGVPRITRTLMRSYLPMIGLMAHWVVMLGFVVFAWILFDVAPGFSGALKFQTTAGNLIGGVLLGLGAVMLIGCEIRSYMRIGMGYLNTLVGFMGFAVGYLPFTLNYAAHKEFLSASLMIETYKWYDYIFPNSIAGQKAVLALWWVVLLFGLIYMIKVGARNTGASTSSLVHRNTEDVQNEIDEKGRQEGGNIGGVNVPEPASA, encoded by the coding sequence ATGAATGAAGATACCAGTTTTTTAAAACGCTACAGCAGGGTCCAATGGTCATTCTTCTGGGCTGGCATCACGTTCGGTGTCGCGCAAGTCATCTATATGATCGGTTTATGGGTCGAAAAGGCACAGGCGGGGAAGACTGCCACGTTGACACCCATTACGGTGACTACCGACCTTGGAAAGATGTTTCGCAGCATGGAGGTCACATTCTATCGTATCTTTGACCTACCTGATTTTCAGCTTTATGGAAAGGCCATTGATGGTGTGGCGGCAGCCGGTGGTGCATTTATTCCGGGCATAGGCTGGCCAATTGTCGGCATGATCCTCGGTGGCTGGTTAGTCACACGAATGGAAAAGGAAAGTCGGGCCTGGGTGTATTATCCGCCCAAGGTGCTCCTGATCTCCTTTATCGGCGGTATGCTTTTCAGTTATGGCACGCGACTCGCTGGTGGTTGCACCCTGAACCACTTAATGGGCGGTATCCCATTAATGAATATTCATTCGTTTGTGACGGTATTTTTCATGGCAATTGGCGGCGCGGTGGGCTTTTATGTTCTTGGGCGGGCGGGCATGGCCTCCTATTTCAAGCATCAGGAGACCCGTTCCTATGTATGTGGAAATGATGCTGGGGAGGCGGCCACTTGCCCACAGGGGAAATCCGGTACAAGTAACCCGCTTTATTGGGTCGGGTTTATATTCGCCGTGCTCTTTGTCGGCATCGCGGTGTATGGAGGTATCTATAACCCCGAAAGTCTGCAACATTTAAAAAATGGTGAACTGGCGGCATTTGGTAAATCGGTGGCTGACAAGGGCTGGTATTTTGTTATTTTGACCCTGATTGCCGGCATCATCGGTGGCATTGGTTTGGCCAAGAGTGGTATGGGCACAGAGTGTGCGTTGGTCTCATGGGAGGCCGGCGGCATGATGAAAAAACACGACAGCTTCTATGCCAAAATGGGCGTGCCTCGCATTACCCGCACGCTGATGCGTAGCTACTTACCCATGATTGGGTTGATGGCGCACTGGGTGGTCATGCTCGGCTTTGTTGTGTTTGCCTGGATTTTGTTCGATGTTGCCCCGGGGTTTTCCGGCGCACTGAAATTCCAGACCACCGCAGGAAACCTGATTGGCGGCGTTTTGCTGGGCCTTGGCGCGGTGATGCTCATCGGTTGTGAAATTCGTTCTTATATGCGAATTGGCATGGGCTATCTCAACACACTAGTTGGTTTTATGGGCTTTGCAGTGGGTTACTTACCCTTCACATTAAACTATGCGGCACACAAAGAGTTCCTGTCTGCATCGCTGATGATCGAAACCTATAAATGGTATGACTATATATTTCCAAATAGTATTGCCGGGCAGAAAGCCGTGCTTGCTTTGTGGTGGGTAGTACTGTTGTTCGGTCTCATCTATATGATTAAGGTTGGCGCAAGGAATACCGGCGCATCGACAAGCAGCCTCGTGCATAGAAATACCGAAGACGTCCAAAATGAAATTGATGAAAAGGGTAGACAAGAAGGCGGCAATATTGGTGGGGTGAATGTACCTGAACCCGCCAGTGCCTGA
- a CDS encoding DUF2784 domain-containing protein produces MLYSLAADVLLVVHFLFIGFVVLGGLLLLKWRRLIFLHLPAATWGALIEFRGWRCPLTPWEIQFRRAAGEAGYDTGFLEHYLMPLIYPANLNYDMQIVLGSFVIIINLLIYGWLGLRGRQDKGVKKAR; encoded by the coding sequence GTGCTCTATTCACTTGCCGCCGATGTCCTGCTTGTTGTGCATTTTTTATTTATCGGTTTCGTCGTGCTCGGCGGTCTGCTGCTACTGAAGTGGCGCCGGCTGATTTTCCTGCACCTGCCGGCGGCAACATGGGGGGCACTGATCGAGTTCCGTGGCTGGCGCTGCCCGCTCACCCCCTGGGAGATACAATTTCGTCGTGCCGCTGGCGAGGCCGGCTATGACACGGGCTTTCTCGAACACTACCTGATGCCCCTGATCTACCCAGCCAACCTCAACTATGACATGCAGATCGTACTCGGCAGTTTCGTCATCATCATCAACCTGCTTATCTATGGCTGGCTGGGGCTGCGAGGCAGACAGGATAAAGGGGTAAAAAAGGCCCGGTGA
- a CDS encoding nitrate reductase, with amino-acid sequence MSDNKANQQGPLTRTTCPYCGVGCGVLAQMNDRGIVTVKGDETHPANFGRLCSKGTALSETVYLDERLLYPEILDEQVSWEQALSTVAGRFQEIIAEHGPDAVAFYVSGQLLTEDYYVANKLMKGFIGSANIDTNSRLCMSSVVAANKRAFGEDVVPGCYDDLERAKLIVLTGSNTAWCHPVIYQRIVRAKKDNPDLLVVNIDPRQTQTSSIADLHLALRPGTDSILFNGLLAWLDSAGEHNALFTSHFTNGLEAAMKMAKDTAPSIEVVAEKCDLAVDEVKKFYRLFARTERSVTVFSQGINQSSSGVDKVNSIINCHLFTGRIGRPGMGPFSLTGQPNAMGGREVGGLANQLAAHMELTNEGDRERVKRFWQSPQIADKEGHKAIDLFNAIHVGKVKAVWIIATNPVVSLPEADKVKAALEKCELVVVSDCVRKTDTAQLAHIRLPATTWGERDGTVTNSERCISRQRSFLQAPGMAKPDWWIITEVAKRMGFAEAFPYTRSADIFREHARLSGFENDHSRLFDISGLADITNQQYDALAPIQWPITKQDPQGRARLYTDGRFNTADKKACFIAVEPRPPATVPTDEYPFVLNTGRVRDHWHTMTRTGMSPRLSAHTIESYVEIHPDDARSHAIDDAELVELVSPLATSIYVRARLSDKQQRGSLFVPIHWNQQFSSQAAVGSLIRAVLDPISGQPEFKHSVVRIKPCKARWYGFIIARRKPALKYAKYWARSRGKGFWRYELAGEDLPEDWSEHAHALLNQPGEDESWVEFYDKAKNHYRAARIINDRLDSCIFIFSSHVLPPRDWLISLFQKDTISSEERANLLRGEAPHEQADTGRIVCACFNVGEKTLRKTIDEKGLRSVEEIGEQLRAGTNCGSCKPELAELLK; translated from the coding sequence ATGTCCGATAATAAAGCGAACCAGCAAGGACCTCTGACCAGAACAACCTGCCCCTACTGCGGTGTAGGTTGTGGTGTGCTCGCACAAATGAATGACCGGGGTATCGTAACGGTCAAGGGTGACGAGACACATCCGGCCAACTTCGGGCGACTTTGTTCCAAGGGCACGGCCCTGAGCGAAACGGTTTACCTGGATGAGCGGCTTTTATATCCGGAAATACTCGATGAGCAAGTCAGCTGGGAGCAGGCGCTGTCGACAGTGGCGGGGCGTTTCCAGGAGATCATTGCTGAACATGGTCCCGATGCGGTGGCATTTTATGTTTCTGGCCAGTTATTGACGGAAGACTATTACGTCGCCAATAAGTTAATGAAGGGCTTTATTGGCTCTGCCAATATCGATACCAACTCACGCCTGTGTATGTCATCCGTCGTCGCCGCCAATAAACGTGCCTTTGGTGAAGATGTTGTGCCGGGTTGCTACGACGATCTGGAGCGTGCCAAGTTAATCGTATTGACGGGCAGTAATACTGCCTGGTGTCATCCGGTGATATACCAGCGCATTGTACGGGCGAAAAAGGACAATCCGGATCTACTGGTGGTGAATATTGACCCGCGGCAAACACAAACCTCGAGTATTGCCGATCTGCACCTGGCCCTTCGGCCGGGTACGGACAGTATACTGTTTAATGGCCTGTTGGCCTGGCTGGATTCAGCGGGCGAGCACAATGCCCTGTTCACGAGTCATTTCACCAATGGGCTGGAAGCCGCCATGAAGATGGCGAAGGACACTGCACCTTCTATTGAAGTGGTAGCAGAAAAGTGTGACCTTGCGGTGGATGAGGTGAAAAAGTTTTACCGTTTATTTGCGCGTACCGAGCGTAGCGTAACTGTATTTTCACAAGGTATTAACCAGTCCAGTAGTGGCGTCGATAAGGTCAATAGTATTATCAATTGTCACCTGTTTACCGGTCGTATCGGCCGCCCGGGGATGGGACCCTTCTCTCTGACCGGGCAACCGAATGCCATGGGCGGGCGAGAAGTCGGTGGCCTGGCAAACCAGCTTGCGGCACACATGGAGCTTACGAATGAAGGCGACCGTGAGCGGGTAAAACGATTCTGGCAGTCACCGCAAATCGCTGACAAGGAAGGTCACAAGGCCATAGACTTGTTTAACGCGATTCATGTCGGTAAGGTAAAGGCGGTATGGATTATCGCCACCAACCCGGTGGTGAGTTTACCGGAAGCCGACAAGGTAAAGGCAGCGCTGGAGAAATGCGAGTTGGTGGTGGTTTCCGACTGCGTGCGCAAAACAGACACCGCCCAACTGGCCCATATCCGCCTGCCCGCCACGACCTGGGGCGAAAGGGACGGTACGGTAACGAATTCAGAACGCTGCATCTCCCGGCAACGATCGTTCCTGCAGGCACCGGGGATGGCAAAACCCGACTGGTGGATTATTACCGAGGTAGCCAAAAGAATGGGATTTGCCGAGGCGTTCCCTTATACCCGGTCTGCGGATATTTTCCGCGAACATGCACGTCTCTCCGGTTTCGAGAACGATCATTCGCGTTTGTTTGATATCAGTGGCCTCGCCGATATCACCAATCAGCAATACGATGCGCTTGCACCAATACAGTGGCCGATTACAAAGCAGGACCCGCAGGGTAGGGCACGGCTGTATACGGATGGGCGTTTCAATACCGCGGATAAGAAGGCATGTTTTATCGCAGTAGAGCCACGGCCACCGGCGACTGTGCCGACTGATGAATATCCCTTTGTCCTCAATACCGGGCGGGTACGTGATCACTGGCACACCATGACACGTACCGGGATGTCGCCACGATTATCGGCGCACACGATAGAATCTTACGTTGAGATCCACCCTGATGACGCCCGCAGTCACGCCATTGATGACGCCGAATTGGTCGAACTGGTCAGCCCACTGGCGACATCGATCTATGTGCGAGCGCGGCTCAGTGATAAACAACAACGTGGCAGCCTGTTTGTACCCATACACTGGAACCAGCAATTCAGCAGCCAGGCGGCTGTTGGCAGTCTTATCAGGGCCGTGCTCGATCCTATCTCCGGCCAACCGGAGTTCAAGCACAGTGTCGTCAGGATAAAACCCTGCAAGGCCCGTTGGTACGGTTTTATTATTGCACGGCGTAAACCGGCCTTGAAGTATGCCAAGTACTGGGCACGTTCACGGGGTAAGGGTTTCTGGCGCTACGAGCTCGCTGGCGAAGACCTGCCGGAAGACTGGTCTGAGCACGCCCATGCCCTGCTTAACCAGCCCGGCGAGGATGAAAGCTGGGTGGAATTCTACGATAAGGCAAAAAATCATTATCGCGCAGCGCGAATTATCAATGACCGACTCGATAGCTGTATTTTCATCTTCAGCAGTCATGTCCTCCCCCCCCGTGACTGGTTGATCAGCCTGTTTCAGAAAGACACTATTAGCTCTGAAGAACGTGCCAACCTGCTAAGGGGAGAGGCGCCGCATGAGCAAGCGGATACCGGTCGAATCGTCTGTGCCTGTTTTAACGTCGGCGAAAAAACACTCCGCAAGACCATCGACGAAAAAGGTCTGCGAAGTGTTGAGGAGATTGGTGAACAATTACGAGCAGGTACCAATTGCGGCTCATGCAAACCGGAATTGGCAGAATTACTGAAATAA
- a CDS encoding nitroreductase family protein, translating into MKVSEAVRSRRAYKWYDPSHSMPEETFRKLMEHAILSPTAFNIQNWRFVRITDPGKRKAIRKAAWDQAQITDASELLVLCFDRKAWEHDPQRYWVNAPQEVQDFLLPALGDYYRDKPQIERDEGMRSCGIVAQTIMLMAKELGYDTCPMDGFDYAEVGKIIRLPTEHEIAFMIAIGKPVKEVWPKPGQLPLDEVMIVNNF; encoded by the coding sequence ATGAAGGTCAGTGAAGCTGTACGTTCACGTCGCGCTTATAAGTGGTATGACCCAAGTCACAGCATGCCTGAGGAGACTTTCAGGAAGTTGATGGAGCATGCAATTTTGTCACCGACGGCATTTAATATCCAGAACTGGCGGTTTGTACGCATTACCGATCCCGGGAAGCGCAAAGCCATTCGTAAGGCGGCCTGGGACCAGGCACAGATAACGGATGCCTCTGAGTTACTGGTATTGTGTTTTGACCGCAAGGCCTGGGAGCATGACCCACAGCGTTACTGGGTCAATGCCCCGCAGGAGGTACAGGATTTCCTGCTGCCGGCTCTCGGTGACTACTACCGTGACAAACCACAAATAGAACGTGATGAAGGTATGCGTTCTTGCGGGATTGTGGCACAGACCATCATGTTAATGGCAAAAGAACTTGGCTATGACACCTGCCCGATGGATGGGTTTGATTATGCTGAGGTTGGTAAGATCATACGCCTGCCGACAGAACATGAAATTGCCTTCATGATTGCTATCGGCAAACCTGTCAAGGAGGTCTGGCCAAAACCCGGACAGTTACCGCTTGACGAGGTGATGATCGTAAACAACTTCTGA
- a CDS encoding TetR/AcrR family transcriptional regulator, whose amino-acid sequence MSPEPDTQQRILDAARDLIFTRSYADVGVAAICDEAGVKKGSFYHFFPSKQALSLAVIDEYSADFKDNIINMAFDTGLSPMARIGRLCELLYEFQKQMFDASGHLPGCAFGNLAVELSTQNEPIRQKVASVFTRTEQVLADTLQEAIKQGEIGPINVTATAQAMLAYIEGILLLAKTRNDPAVIKELAQAITNIQIPLQKT is encoded by the coding sequence ATGAGTCCAGAACCTGACACACAACAGCGAATTCTCGATGCCGCCCGTGACCTGATCTTCACACGCAGTTATGCCGATGTTGGAGTCGCGGCCATCTGTGATGAGGCCGGCGTAAAAAAGGGTAGCTTTTATCACTTTTTCCCCAGCAAGCAGGCCCTTTCACTTGCCGTTATCGATGAGTATTCTGCCGATTTTAAAGATAATATTATCAACATGGCATTCGATACAGGCCTTTCGCCGATGGCTCGCATAGGCCGTCTCTGTGAGCTCCTGTACGAGTTTCAGAAACAGATGTTTGATGCCAGTGGGCACTTGCCGGGCTGTGCGTTTGGGAACCTGGCCGTTGAGTTATCCACCCAGAATGAGCCCATTCGGCAAAAGGTGGCCTCCGTGTTTACGCGCACCGAACAGGTCCTCGCCGATACCCTGCAAGAGGCCATCAAACAGGGCGAAATCGGTCCGATTAATGTCACTGCCACGGCACAGGCGATGCTCGCCTACATTGAGGGCATCCTCTTGCTTGCCAAGACGCGTAATGACCCTGCCGTGATCAAAGAACTCGCCCAGGCCATTACAAACATCCAGATACCGTTACAAAAGACATAA
- a CDS encoding c-type cytochrome, producing MRFIILSLLLLVISDIAVAGGDPVAGKDKVILCIGCHGIDGNSSSSLFPKLAGQVESYLAKQINDFKTGARNEEHMTSMVETIDVSDIPDIAAYFSSQKRKRVGVVNNGTYPGKRLYHTGIKNRGVAACASCHGITALGNPTVKYPALAGQHREYINKALKDFRSGERSNDPQSLMRNIAAKLSDRGIEMLSHYIETLH from the coding sequence ATGCGATTTATAATTCTATCCCTGTTGCTGCTCGTAATTTCCGACATAGCAGTTGCTGGTGGTGACCCGGTGGCGGGCAAAGACAAGGTCATTCTCTGTATAGGCTGTCACGGCATCGATGGCAACAGCAGCAGCTCTCTTTTTCCGAAACTGGCCGGACAGGTTGAGTCTTATCTCGCCAAACAGATTAATGATTTCAAAACGGGTGCCCGCAACGAAGAACACATGACTTCAATGGTTGAGACGATCGACGTATCTGACATCCCCGATATTGCGGCCTACTTCTCCAGCCAAAAACGTAAGCGTGTCGGTGTCGTAAATAACGGCACATATCCTGGCAAGCGGCTTTACCATACGGGCATAAAGAACAGGGGTGTTGCCGCCTGTGCCAGCTGTCATGGCATAACAGCGTTGGGAAATCCGACCGTGAAGTACCCGGCGCTGGCTGGGCAGCATAGAGAATATATAAACAAGGCGTTAAAAGATTTTCGCAGTGGTGAGCGTAGTAATGACCCGCAAAGCTTAATGCGCAATATTGCTGCCAAACTCAGTGATAGGGGAATAGAGATGCTCTCCCATTACATTGAGACCCTGCATTAG